One genomic region from Desulfocurvibacter africanus subsp. africanus DSM 2603 encodes:
- a CDS encoding YcfL family protein — MTIILAAVFMLTLALGCAKPDPRIIKGQGLRNITDLAVGEHPRDDGFLMLQITGRNTSSSASDFYYKLEWFDAQGLLLDSFQSRWKKVTVQGQVPFVFTEISSRPKAKTWRLMFKHDLK, encoded by the coding sequence GTGACGATCATACTGGCGGCCGTGTTCATGTTGACGCTGGCCTTAGGCTGCGCGAAGCCCGATCCGCGCATCATTAAAGGACAAGGGCTGCGGAACATAACGGATCTGGCCGTCGGCGAACACCCGCGCGACGACGGTTTCCTCATGCTCCAGATCACGGGCCGCAATACGTCCTCGAGCGCCAGCGACTTCTACTACAAGCTGGAGTGGTTCGACGCCCAGGGCCTGCTGCTGGATTCCTTCCAGTCGCGCTGGAAGAAAGTCACGGTGCAGGGCCAGGTGCCCTTCGTCTTCACCGAAATCTCATCGCGCCCCAAGGCCAAGACTTGGCGTCTCATGTTCAAACACGATCTTAAGTAA
- a CDS encoding ribonuclease J, producing the protein MADSRKNFTLSPLGGLGEIGLNCMVLECGDSMIMIDCGIMFPEDYLFGIDIVIPRFDFVLARKDKLKGIIITHGHEDHIGALPWLLPYVDAPIYSSRFTLALIESRLREHDLDRYVDLRPVEGRQRVDFGDIAVNFFRVCHSIIEGFGLGIETPTGRIVHTGDFKIDRTPLDDTNVTDLEGFAEFSAPGVQLMLSDSTNVERDGYALTEREIKQSLSDIFAKATGRILVTLFSSHIQRMQEIIDLAETYGRKVAISGRSIQNNIDLSRNLGYLRASESIFVPMDSVSNYRDDQIVLLLTGSQGEPLSSLTRLAMSEHRQMRIKEGDLVLMSSRFIPGNTRAITKVINRLYKLGAEVLYERVSGIHASGHAHREELCQMLRTVKPKFFVPVHGEYRHLVKHSRLAVECGVAKERSLILEDGQPLRLFEDNTMRLLDRITVEHIYVDGKGVGDVGSSVLKERQLLAGEGLVIVNLVIDEKSGEIALGPEITSKGFVFEQHYAHLLEDAKCIVLDIFENIPPGEIQKLKDRIRGSLRRFFRKVLDRDPVVIPVVISL; encoded by the coding sequence ATGGCGGATAGCCGCAAGAATTTCACACTCTCCCCCCTAGGCGGGCTGGGAGAAATCGGCCTCAATTGCATGGTCCTGGAGTGCGGGGATTCCATGATCATGATCGATTGCGGAATCATGTTTCCAGAGGATTATCTTTTCGGCATCGACATCGTCATCCCACGTTTCGATTTCGTGCTTGCTCGCAAGGACAAGCTCAAGGGCATCATCATTACCCACGGCCACGAGGATCACATCGGCGCTTTGCCCTGGCTGCTGCCCTATGTGGATGCCCCGATCTACAGTTCGCGTTTCACGCTGGCGCTCATCGAGTCCAGGCTCAGGGAGCACGACTTAGACCGATATGTGGACTTGCGTCCGGTCGAGGGCCGACAACGCGTGGATTTTGGCGATATTGCCGTGAATTTTTTCCGTGTGTGCCACTCCATTATCGAGGGCTTCGGCCTGGGCATCGAGACGCCCACGGGCCGCATCGTGCACACCGGCGATTTCAAGATCGACCGCACGCCACTGGATGACACCAACGTCACGGACCTGGAGGGCTTCGCCGAGTTCTCGGCCCCCGGCGTACAGCTCATGCTCTCGGACTCCACGAACGTGGAGCGCGACGGCTATGCCCTCACCGAGCGCGAGATCAAGCAGTCGCTGTCGGATATCTTCGCCAAGGCCACGGGCCGCATCCTTGTCACGCTCTTTTCCAGCCATATCCAGCGCATGCAGGAGATCATCGATCTGGCCGAGACATACGGCCGCAAAGTGGCCATCAGCGGCCGGTCCATCCAGAACAACATTGATTTGTCCCGGAACCTTGGCTACCTGCGAGCCAGCGAGTCCATATTCGTGCCCATGGACAGCGTATCGAACTATCGCGACGACCAGATAGTTTTGCTGCTCACGGGCTCTCAGGGCGAACCCTTGTCCTCGCTGACGCGTCTGGCCATGAGCGAACACCGCCAGATGCGCATCAAAGAAGGCGATCTCGTGCTTATGAGTTCGCGCTTCATCCCAGGCAATACGCGGGCCATCACCAAGGTTATCAACCGGCTCTACAAGCTGGGAGCCGAAGTGCTCTACGAGCGGGTCTCCGGCATTCACGCTTCGGGCCATGCCCACCGCGAAGAGCTGTGCCAGATGCTGCGCACCGTGAAACCCAAGTTTTTCGTCCCGGTTCATGGCGAGTACCGCCATCTGGTCAAGCATTCACGCTTGGCCGTGGAGTGCGGCGTGGCCAAGGAACGCTCCCTGATCCTGGAGGACGGCCAGCCCTTGCGCCTCTTCGAGGACAACACCATGCGCCTGCTGGACCGCATCACCGTGGAGCACATCTACGTGGACGGCAAGGGCGTGGGCGACGTGGGCTCCAGTGTGCTCAAGGAGCGTCAGCTCTTGGCCGGCGAAGGGCTGGTCATTGTCAACTTGGTCATCGACGAGAAGTCCGGCGAGATCGCCCTTGGGCCGGAAATCACCTCCAAGGGCTTCGTCTTCGAGCAGCACTATGCGCATCTGCTGGAAGACGCCAAATGTATCGTGCTGGACATTTTTGAGAACATCCCGCCCGGCGAGATACAGAAGCTCAAGGACAGAATACGCGGCAGCCTGCGGCGGTTCTTCCGCAAGGTGCTCGACCGCGACCCGGTGGTTATACCGGTGGTGATTTCACTGTAG
- the lpoB gene encoding penicillin-binding protein activator LpoB: MRARIILLALSLVLVLSAGCASKGVQVVDTRADAAPRVLGLDYRDFEAAAGDSIAKLIASGVVSKPGGGRYVMVVSRVTNDTMQRIDTEQLTKKIRVELLNSGKVVTTTAVGLDAPEDPMVAKARELRQSQEVKQSTVAGQGTIVAPDLSLSGKIIQMNHRLDKKTQQVEYYFMLSLTDLTTGLAIWENETPIIKRGNAKSVAW; encoded by the coding sequence ATGCGCGCACGTATTATTTTACTGGCCTTATCCCTTGTTCTGGTCCTTTCCGCTGGCTGCGCCAGCAAGGGCGTCCAGGTCGTGGACACTCGCGCCGATGCCGCTCCGCGCGTGCTGGGACTCGACTACCGCGACTTCGAGGCTGCCGCCGGCGATTCCATCGCCAAGTTGATTGCTTCGGGCGTTGTCAGCAAGCCCGGCGGAGGCCGCTATGTCATGGTCGTTTCGCGCGTGACCAACGACACCATGCAGCGCATCGACACCGAGCAGTTGACCAAGAAGATTCGCGTGGAGCTGCTCAACAGCGGCAAGGTCGTCACCACCACGGCCGTGGGCCTGGACGCGCCCGAGGACCCCATGGTGGCCAAGGCTCGCGAACTGCGGCAGTCCCAGGAGGTCAAGCAGTCCACAGTGGCCGGCCAGGGCACCATCGTGGCCCCGGACTTGAGCTTGTCGGGCAAGATCATCCAGATGAACCATCGCCTGGACAAGAAGACCCAACAGGTCGAGTACTACTTCATGCTCTCCCTGACAGACCTGACCACGGGTCTGGCCATCTGGGAAAACGAGACGCCCATAATCAAACGCGGCAACGCCAAGTCCGTAGCCTGGTAG